The Cryptomeria japonica unplaced genomic scaffold, Sugi_1.0 HiC_scaffold_492, whole genome shotgun sequence genome contains the following window.
GCCTTAGTTTTGGGTATCCTATTTGGAATTTGGTTTTGTGTCACCCTCTTTGTATTTTGGCGGTTTCTATGTGCTCTCTCAAGGCCTCTCTTTGGAGACTCTTGTTATGGTGGTTTTTTATCTTTCGGAGGTTGCTTGTGGTTGTTGGGTTTCAAGGTCTAAACATATTTATGTGGATGATGGCTTCCCTATTGGTATTGGTTCTTCACCTTCTAGTGTGGGTTGGAGGTGGTTGCATGTTGAGGGCTAGTTACCTTACAAGAGATTAATTAGAGAAAGCTCTACTTTCCTTCTTCCTACTCCTACAGTGCTttatgaatgattttgtggtttttttgttttcttgggATAATTTTTTTGTCCctatttgtctttgtctttgtatGTTTTATTTTAAGGGAAGGATGTCTGGCTCTTTGCTTACAGAGTTTCTTGGCTACTCCTAGCTCAATGTAGTTCCTACTACTTTTGGGTTCATTGGTTCCTACAAACCGTTTTGGTCTTTGTTGAAGATTTTCTTTCATGGTGGGTCCTCATACAAATGGTTGTGGTATGCTTGTCAAAATCCAACATTTTCGAAGATCACTTCATCTTCCATGATCTTTCCTTCTAGACATTCAATCCCCAAAGGTATTGCAAACAATGGACCTAATGAGATGGTCCAATTTGTGTTGTTTACAAGGTTATTCATCAATCAAAGGTAAAGCAATGCCTTTCAAAACCCTTCAAATCTTTTGGTGCTAGTCAATTCAATGGTCACTCTAGGTAATAATTTGGTTTTGGCTAGGTGATTGTTCTTCCACTAGTTTTTTGGGTGTCTCTAGATTGCTATAGAATTTCTCCATGGTAGTTCATGATGGTCCTACTGATAAAAGGTTGCAGGAAGCCTTTCAAAACCTACTGTTAGTTTTTTGGTTCCTTGGCTATTTTGCTTCTGCTCAAGTATTTTTTATGTTTGTTCAGGGTTTTTACCTAAACTCCTCTATTCTAATtaggtggtttgttgtatttgggaCCTTTAGTCTTGCCAATTCATTGCTCTGATAAAAAAAACCCTAGGTTGACCAGTTTGGTTAGTTGCTGCCCCCTTCAAAATAGGATTTGCCTTTATTGGTTTTGTCTTTGCGATGTTTTAATTTCTTTTAGGTCCCCCTCTTTGTGCACCTACTTGGTCATTTTGGAATGGTTCAGACCTCTCTCGATTTTATCTATTCAAAACATTTTGTTTTAAATATTtattgaaaatagaaaaaaataatcaTCTTGAAAAAAAATCTCTCTTCTacttcattatattttttgagtTCTGTGAAATTAAACTTTAGTGTTTTTTCAAGAAGATAATCAAACTTATATTTCAAACCAACAACCTACTTTTAAAGAAAatcaaaaaatataattaatagtaaatatatttaaaattatagttTTTAAAAATTAAGCTTATTGATATATATAGAAGGGAAATTAAAATATTACTTGTGCGTGTAGGATTTCTAAgtacataaaaaaatttaaacaattttattttgttcaatttgACCCCAAAATGAAGTTATATATGTATTTAGTGGATTCTCTTGGTAGAATAAGTTAGGACCTAGATCTAATTTACCTAAAATGAATCCACCTTTAACATATTTTTGACCAAAATCAACTTTTAGTTAGAGATGTTTAAATTCATCTATGTTGATAAGTAGGATTGAAGTGGGAAACAATTTAAAGTTTCATCCTTAATTGATTTATAATATTTAATGTTTAGGTAAATAAATAATTGATTGATTCGCACTCTTTCACTTGAAAGCTCTCAAAATATGTTCTAGTATCAATAACTTCACTAATTTTACCTTCTATTACCTTGGTATATGTTTTGAATAATTTCTCATACTTTCTTTTTTGTTGCTACTATAACTTTTCAAAACATAGAGAAATTTAGtgtcatttttttaaaatataacacttaatctattctttcaaaaaatatttgcatgcttGACTTAAGACATTATGTGCTTTTTGATTAACAAGGTCTAAAAACTCATTTTATACAAAttcttgaaattcttgaaagcaaAATATTGTATATTCATACTCTAATAatcataatttttttcaattaaaataggAATTTATAATCATATACTATTACTAACCACTAATCAAACTATCCATCTAAGATAATATCTCATGGCTTCTAATCCCTTCAAGAGAATACTTCAACCTTTACTTAAAATTTGTCAAACCTTGGCTCCTAAACTTGACTTTTTTAATCACTCTTTAAATAACTAACTTTTGTTAAACCAGCCACAATTAATCTCCCTTGCTAATTCAACTAAGCTTTAATACCGATTTGATaactttgtcccatacaaatttgAAACGAAACATGTGTGCCTTGATTTACTCTATTATCCCACATGTTTCACTTGAAAATGTACAAGACAAATGGGCATACTATTATTTTAAATACATGTATTGATTATTGTCTACAAAAATGCAAaagatatattttatatattaaaataaattttttaccAGTAATTATTATAAGACAATTATTTGCAATTCTCATTCTTCGTCCTCTCCTTTACTTTTCTCTCTCCTCTTTAACCATGTATTGTATTTCAAGAAATATACAATGTGAACAATATACATAATGGGAACTTATACATTCATGATTTATATTTTAAGACTTATTTTGACTTATACATTATGATATGAAATGTATTTGTAACTTATTCTTCAAGTTTACAATTTGACATAACAAAACATATATTTGATTTGTATTTTAAAATTAtagatcaaattttaaattttattttaacctAATTTCTATTCTTGATTTTTACTATAAATTTCTTGATAAAATATACATCTGATATTTGAAGTACATTTAGATGCCTCCTACATACTGGAAGTATGAAAAGTCTCATATGCTGTAAGTCATCTAGACCCAAAAACAAATAAACTACAATAcaaaattaactaattaattaactattatCACATATTTGTAAAACAAAAAGGAAGGTGAGAAACGAATTACAGTTCCAGAACTCAAAGAAATTTATAACATAATAGCGTCATGACACTCTAAGCCCTCTTTAATGGTGGTGGAGCAATCGGCTAGTTCACATAACGGCAGTGTTTCCTTATCTCTCCCTGCGATCCTGTCAACACATCATTTGCACCCATCTTTACCATTGCTCGCccaaatttcttcctccaaatggTTGGATACTTAGCGTTTATTTTCACCTCTCGGGAGGTGGCATCGTCTGAAATCAACTCTTGATCAGATTTCAACAGTCCAAGATTGTACTGCAAGTTTATGTAGTAATTGACGTCCAGCTTAGTGGGAGTGACAGGATCGAACGGAACAAGCACGTCGGGTGAAGCCGAAGGGGGGCATTTGGCCTTGAGATGAAGGGCATAGTTACAGTTCATGGAAGGGTCTTGACCAGCACTGCCATTGAAGTTGTACAGACGATCTCCACTGAATCCAGCACAGTGAGAAGCCCCAATTGAATGGGCCCCTGCAAAGCAATGAGATTATTTATATGACATATAATCTAGAAGCGATTTGAGGAATTCATTAAGCTTTATAAACGACTATGCAGGCCTACCTGAGAGCGTGACCATGTCCTCCTGTGACAAATGCTTTGAAGCAAAAACTTGTGTCAACTTGTTTACATCATATGAGTGAGAAGGAATATTCAATGGCGGCTCTGATGCAAGAGATATCCTTCCGTCTCTTCGTCCCGCTTGAACCGCCCAAAATAACCCACCAGCCTGAATTTGCATTAGTTGTAACATATGTTAAGCTATTATTACTGCTATATAATCCTACTATTATGTCTAATCTTAATAATACATACTAGGTAAGCACCATCTCTTGCAGCGTATGCCAGTAAGTCGGCACAAGAAACGACACCGGCACATTTGGCTTCCAGTTTGGACTTGACTTCATCAATTATTTCGTAGCCCTTAGGGTTTAGGTTATTGACATGGGCGTCCTTCTCCGCTGTGTTATCTGCTGTGGAATCAAGGAGAATTGATCCATCGCAGCCCTGGAATTCATCATCCATCACTATTATAAACTAACATAATCAATCATGAAATAAGGGTTAAGAATATTGCAGAAAACTTACTCTTACAAAGCAGTCATGGAAGTGTAATCTTATAAGAGCAGCTGGTACACAAGGATTTTCTTTAAAAGCTTTGGTAACAGTATCATTGATAATCTCCTCGGCTTGAGGGCATGTTTGACGATAATAACCAACCTTTAACCTATCCCCATTAGCTGTAATTGATAACAATAATAAAACCAAAGGAATAACCAGTAGACTCGCCTCCATTTCAGAAGGGTGGTTGGAGTTGTGCTAGATGAGGGGAGAAAGCAACTGGAAACACTTTTGGCTATGCAGTAGAGGAGGAGAGAAGGCTGTGATATTTAACATCATGGTCCGTGAATTGTTTTCATCAAGTCACTACGGTCTATATAATTTTTTTCAGCCAGCGATGGTTTTTTGTTAGACTGCAAGAATATGAGGAGGAAATATTTTAATGAGATATATGTAATCTGTAATGTGttaggtaaactttttaatgtgatggAAGATATTGATTCAACAAATATTTTCCATATACAACATGAAATGAAATGAGATTCATTTCACGATTTTGTGCTCACCAAAAAAAAGCCCAGTGAATCAAATCGACCCCAAAGACCCTATTTCCTTATCTTTCCCATATCACCATGTGAAATGTGATTCAACAAATCTTTCCAATATCACCATATGAAGCCAAACTCACTTTATAACTTTGTGCCCAACAAAAAAGCTCTCGTGAACCAAATCAACCCCAAGACCCtccttattttaaaaaaatatcacaCATTGGGCTCTCGTGAACCAAATCAACCCCAAGACCCTCcttatttttcaaaaatatcacACATCACCTCCAATGGAAGCATCTAACGCTAGATTCATGTGACAAATCACCAACAGTGGAGGCAGCCTAGACTTATCTACTATTTCAACTCAGTCTATTTCCGGTTTTAGGCATATAGACTTCGAACCACACGAATAATGTATCAGATGAAAGTGAACGTGACAAGACAAGGAAATGCATTAAAGTTTCCTTGAATTAGTTCAGAGCTTTAAAGTTTCCTTGAAATTAGTTCAGAGCTTTAAAGTTTCCTTCCATCAATCGACTCCGTCAAGATCGGTAGTTAACATAAATATTTGCACGATAACAATTTCtatgaaaatataaaatataaattgggTGGCTAAGcagaagaattttttttatttgcagCCCCGTGGAAGCTTCATTATCGAGTGAAAACTTAAAGCCTTCAAGTTTCGAGTTGTCTATTATATAGGTTGACACGGTAAATGTGCCCTATGAATACTGCTAATAGGCGTCTATCACTTCTATCAGGTAATAGACTTCTATCACTTCTATCAATTCTAAGTTTATATTTTGGTTAATTTTGGGTTATGTTTATAACTAGTATCAATATGTTTTTGGTCTATTAATGAAGTTGAATGGTTTTTAATGAGTTCATCAAGGATCAAATTTTGTTGAGTGCAAAGCTTCAACATCATGAGCGGTGAGATTGGGATTGTGCTTGAACAAATTTGATGGTATGGATGCCTGTAAATCTTAGCTCTTAACTCAAATTAAAAGATAAAACtcaatttttaatataaattatttcaatttttaaaatatttttttattaatcattatattttaaatagataaattaaaagatgcatatgatcaatcaaatttaataatagaaaataaaaagaATTTTAATTAGATTGAGAAAATAATACAAAACATTGATTTTAAGCATCCATTCTAAGAGAGTTGTGCCTCTTTTATTATTTATAagagattttaaaataaattttatgttCACATTTGTTAGATATGAACATGCTTATAATCTCAAGTTCGGTAATGATTTATAATATTTGGATTTTATTTTATGAAATTCTATAAATGATACTAGATCCATCTCAAATTTGTTG
Protein-coding sequences here:
- the LOC131074111 gene encoding peroxidase 5; protein product: MEASLLVIPLVLLLLSITANGDRLKVGYYRQTCPQAEEIINDTVTKAFKENPCVPAALIRLHFHDCFVRGCDGSILLDSTADNTAEKDAHVNNLNPKGYEIIDEVKSKLEAKCAGVVSCADLLAYAARDGAYLAGGLFWAVQAGRRDGRISLASEPPLNIPSHSYDVNKLTQVFASKHLSQEDMVTLSGAHSIGASHCAGFSGDRLYNFNGSAGQDPSMNCNYALHLKAKCPPSASPDVLVPFDPVTPTKLDVNYYINLQYNLGLLKSDQELISDDATSREVKINAKYPTIWRKKFGRAMVKMGANDVLTGSQGEIRKHCRYVN